The following proteins are encoded in a genomic region of Phragmites australis chromosome 9, lpPhrAust1.1, whole genome shotgun sequence:
- the LOC133929863 gene encoding auxin-responsive protein SAUR36-like encodes MITAKRLVQIARKWQRMVALARKRLTPSTTPAEETQGSCCTSTSVAGKGHCVVYSADGRRFEVLLAYLGTAVFGELLRMSQEEFGFAGEDGRITLPCDATVIEYAMCLLRRKASEEVERAFLSSMARPCHYGNGLAQSMGVSLQTALPSF; translated from the coding sequence ATGATCACTGCCAAGAGACTCGTCCAGATTGCGAGGAAGTGGCAAAGAATGGTGGCCCTCGCGAGGAAGAGGCTCACACCGTCGACGACGCCGGCGGAAGAAACCCAAGGATCTTGCTGCACGTCGACGTCGGTGGCTGGCAAGGGCCACTGCGTTGTGTACTCAGCCGACGGCAGGCGGTTCGAGGTCCTGCTGGCGTACCTCGGCACTGCCGTCTTCGGCGAGCTCCTGAGGATGTCGCAGGAGGAGTTCGGGTTCGCCGGCGAAGACGGCAGGATCACGCTGCCCTGTGACGCTACGGTGATTGAGTACGCGATGTGTTTGCTTAGGAGAAAGGCCTCTGAAGAGGTTGAAAGGGCGTTCCTGAGCTCTATGGCGAGGCCTTGCCACTATGGAAATGGCTTGGCGCAATCCATGGGAGTTAGCCTACAAACTGCACTTCCTAGCTTCTGA
- the LOC133929865 gene encoding auxin-responsive protein SAUR36-like, with the protein MVKCPPNTITCSITNKALQTQFRALQLPAREKKELTMISAKRIAQLAKKWQRMVALGRKRLNWGTAKETDECCASVAGKGYCVMYTTDRKRYEVPLAYLCTPVFGELLRMSQEEFGFASDGRITLPCDAATMEYAMCLLRRSISAEVEKAFLSTMAVPCHYASCVEPSVGVSQQVAVCSS; encoded by the coding sequence ATGGTCAAGTGTCCTCCAAACACCATCACTTGCAGCATCACAAACAAAGCATTGCAAACTCAATTCAGAGCTCTCCAGCTTCCAGCCAGAGAGAAGAAAGAACTGACCATGATCAGTGCCAAGAGGATTGCTCAGCTGGCCAAGAAGTGGCAGAGGATGGTAGCACTTGGGAGGAAGAGGCTCAATTGGGGAACGGCAAAGGAAACCGATGAGTGCTGCGCCTCTGTGGCGGGCAAGGGCTACTGCGTGATGTACACTACCGACAGGAAGCGGTACGAGGTTCCACTGGCGTACCTCTGCACACCCGTCTTCGGGGAGCTCCTGCGGATGTCCCAGGAGGAATTTGGCTTCGCAAGTGATGGGCGGATCACGCTCCCTTGTGATGCTGCAACCATGGAGTACGCCATGTGCCTGCTCAGAAGAAGCATCTCTGCAGAGGTAGAGAAGGCATTCCTGAGCACCATGGCAGTGCCATGCCACTATGCAAGCTGTGTGGAACCATCTGTAGGGGTTAGTCAGCAGGTTGCTGTTTGCAGCTCCTAA
- the LOC133929866 gene encoding lipoyl synthase 2, chloroplastic, with protein sequence MQSSFAARPSSPLIRVRSASLSRSARPRSAVVVRCQVEAETAAAAAKSVGWAPPGPYTGRDPEVKKPAWLRQRAAQGEKYTRLRESLGELKLNTVCVEAQCPNIGECWNGGGGAGGEGDGIATATIMLLGDTCTRGCRFCAVKTSNKPPPPDALEPLKTAVAVASWGVDYVVLTSVDRDDLPDGGSGHFAQTVRTLKELKPGILVECLTSDFRGDLEAVSSLANSGLDVYAHNIETVRSLQRIVRDPRAGYDQSLAVLKHAKSSKEGMVTKSSVMLGLGETDEEVKQTMADLRAIDVDILTLGQYLQPTERHLTIREYVTPEKFDFWKEYGESLGFLYVASGPLVRSSYRAGELFVQNLVKRRKDKS encoded by the exons ATGCAGAGCTCGTTCGCGGCGAGGCCTTCGAGCCCCTTGATTCGGGTGCGCTCCGCGAGCCTGAGCCGCAGTGCTCGGCCCAGGTCGGCGGTGGTGGTGCGATGCCAGGTGGAAGCGgaaacggcggcggcggcggcgaagtcTGTGGGTTGGGCCCCTCCGGGGCCGTACACGGGGCGGGACCCTGAGGTGAAGAAGCCGGCGTGGCTGCGGCAGAGGGCGGCGCAGGGGGAGAAGTACACGAGGCTGAGGGAGTCGCTGGGTGAGCTCAAGCTCAACACCGTCTGCGTCGAGGCCCAGTGCCCCAACATCGGCGAG TGTTGGAATGGAGGCGGCGGGGCGGGTGGAGAAGGGGACGGCATTGCGACCGCAACGATCATGCTCCTCGGCGACACCTGTACACGGGGTTGTCGATTCTGTGCCGTGAAAACTAGTAACAAGCCTCCACCGCCGGACGCCCTGGAGCCTCTGAAGACAGCTGTAGCAGTCGCCAGTTGGGG AGTAGACTATGTTGTGCTGACAAGTGTCGATAGAGATGACCTTCCTGACGGTGGAAGTGGCCATTTTGCTCAAACAGTCAGAACTCTTAAG GAATTGAAACCTGGGATATTGGTGGAATGCCTGACTTCAGATTTTCGAGGTGACCTGGAGGCAGTTTCATCTTTAGCAAACTCTGGTCTAGATGTATATGCGCACAACATTGAAACTGTGAGGAGTCTGCAGAGAATAGTTAGAGATCCAAGAGCAGG ATATGATCAGAGCTTAGCTGTTCTGAAACATGCAAAGAGTAGCAAAGAGGGCATGGTAACAAAGTCCTCTGTCATGCTTGGTCTAGGTGAGACAGATGAGGAGGTGAAGCAAACCATGGCTGACTTGAGAGCTATTGATGTCGATATTCTGACCTTGGGACAATATTTACAG CCCACAGAAAGACACTTGACAATTAGAGAATATGTGACTCCTGAGAAGTTTGATTTCTGGAAGGAGTATGGAGAATCTTTAGGATTTCTTTATGTAGCTAGTGGACCTCTG GTTCGGTCATCATATCGCGCTGGAGAGCTCTTTGTCCAAAATTTAGTCAAACGTAGAAAGGACAAGTCGTAG
- the LOC133929200 gene encoding protein PAT1 homolog 1-like: protein MRGVRGDGGGTGGGVSSSSSTAENSRFDAAQYSFFGKEPMEGSELGGLLEDGGVDGGDGSGFGGPDDGGYQFSSVGEEIDCMSNLTEIDDLASTFAKLNRTITGTRYPGVIGDRRSISRESCLTTDWVQDADFPNWVDHDILDSDELQDSKQWCSQMQSSPHFGESKPLSRTSSYPQPPLQHRSSEPILVRSSSFTSYPPPGGGAGLPYPAQGLTRHSSIPSPGFGHQMGSPSSSLSGSPYHMSGLPYGLPYGRSMPYTAADLSMSSILQNDWPNQAGPLAFDHLNLRPNLLQQQLSLPSSSMSSFPFSQQQQRLPPVQHHFQNYLQPHPLYHHRSPDIMGKFDPVPNVPSPRDKRSRSGRGKHNIRFSQQPSDTGSQNGENGGIKFRSKYMSSEEIESILRMQHFANHSSDPYIDDYYHQACKAKRSVSSQQKSSFSPISIKDFPSKSRSGGDQHAYLQVDAVGRVSFSSIRRPHPLLEVDIPASGDGLYDHKSSMRPLEKEPMLAARITVEDCLLLLLDVDDLDRFLQSSQPQDSSFQLRRRRQVLLEGLAASLELVDPFGPNKPGHSSGLAPKDDLIFLRIVSLPKGRKLLTRYLRLLVPGCELTRIVCMAIFRHLRSLFGGLSSETGAAQTTISLAKTVSSCVHHMELSALSACFAAVVCSSQQPPLRPLGSPAGDGASLIIKSVLDRATELLADPHSAANYSRSTRSLWQASFDAFFGLLTKYCDSKYESILQRFTMQGSNSAVGPEASKAVSREMPVELLRASLPHTNEDQRQMLLDFARKSMHVSGSIPS from the exons ATGAGGGGCGTCAGGGGGGATGGTGgcggcaccggcggcggcgtctCGTCCTCGTCTTCCACCGCAG AGAACTCGCGTTTCGATGCGGCGCAGTACTCCTTCTTTGGCAAGGAGCCCATGGAGGGGTCGGAGCTTGGTGGTTTGTTGGAGGATGGAGGCGTCGACGGCGGCGATGGCAGCGGATTCGGTGGACCTGATGATGGGGGGTACCAGTTCTCATCTGTGGGAGAAGAG ATTGATTGTATGAGTAACTTGACTGAAATCGATGATCTTGCGAGCACTTTTGCAAAG TTGAACCGTACTATTACTGGAACAAGGTATCCTGGTGTTATTGGCGACAGACGATCAATTTCTAGGGAAA GTTGTTTGACAACTGACTGGGTTCAAGATGCGGACTTCCCTAATTGGGTAGATCATGATATACTAGACAGTGATGAATTACAGGACAGCAAACAGTGGTGTTCACAGATGCAGTCTTCGCCTCACTTTGGAGAGTCCAAACCACTGTCTCGAACATCTTCGTATCCCCAGCCACCATTACAACACCGCTCAAGTGAACCTATTCTTGTCAGATCTTCTTCGTTTACATCCTATCCACCACCAGGTGGGGGTGCTGGATTACCTTACCCTGCTCAAGGTCTTACACGGCACTCAAGCATTCCATCACCTGGTTTTGGTCACCAGATGGGTTCCCCAAGTTCGTCGCTTTCTGGTTCTCCATATCATATGTCTGGTCTACCTTATGGACTGCCCTATGGAAGAAGCATGCCTTACACTGCTGCAGATCTGTCAATGAGCAGTATCCTGCAAAATGACTGGCCTAACCAAGCTGGTCCGCTTGCTTTTGACCATCTTAATCTACGGCCCAATTTGTTGCAGCAACAATTATCTCTGCCAAGTAGTTCAATGTCTTCGTTTCCTTTttctcagcagcagcagagatTGCCGCCAGTCCAGCATCACTTCCAGAATTACTTGCAGCCCCACCCGCTGTATCACCATCGTTCTCCAGATATAATGGGCAAGTTTGATCCTGTTCCTAATGTGCCTTCACCAAGAGACAAGCGATCAAGGTCAGGAAGAGGAAAACATAACATACGCTTTTCTCAACAGCCTTCTGATACAGGTAGCCAGAATGGTGAGAATGGCGGGATAAAGTTCAGGTCCAAGTATATGTCATCTGAAGAGATTGAAAGTATCTTAAGAATGCAGCACTTTGCAAATCACAGCAGCGATCCTTACATCGATGATTACTACCACCAAGCTTGTAAAGCCAAAAGATCTGTCAGTTCTCAGCAGAAGTCCAGTTTCTCCCCTATATCAATAAAAGACTTTCCCTCGAAGTCCCGGTCCGGTGGTGATCAACATGCATATCTACAGGTTGATGCTGTTGGAAGAGTTTCATTCTCTTCCATACGTAGGCCTCACCCTCTTCTTGAAGTTGACATTCCTGCATCTGGTGATGGTTTGTATGATCATAAGTCATCTATGAGGCCACTGGAGAAAGAGCCAATGCTGGCAGCCAGAATAACTGTTGAAgattgtcttcttcttcttttggatGTAGATGATCTTGATCGGTTCTTACAGTCTAGCCAGCCACAGGACAGCAGTTTCCAACTGAGGCGAAGGCGACAGGTTCTCCTTGAAGGCTTAGCCGCATCACTtgagcttgttgacccttttgGCCCCAACAAACCTGGCCATTCATCTGGATTGGCCCCTAAGGATGACCTTATTTTTCTTCGCATTGTTTCTCTCCCCAAAGGACGTAAGCTTTTGACACGCTATCTTCGACTTCTTGTCCCTGGTTGTGAGCTGACCCGAATAGTTTGCATGGCTATTTTTCGACACCTTAGGAGCTTGTTTGGGGGTTTGTCGTCAGAGACTGGTGCCGCACAAACTACAATTAGTCTTGCCAAGACTGTTTCCTCTTGTGTGCACCATATGGAACTAAGTGCTCTCAGTGCTTGCTTCGCTGCTGTTGTCTGTTCATCACAGCAGCCACCTCTCCGACCACTTGGTAGCCCTGCTGGCGATGGGGCTTCTCTAATCATCAAATCTGTACTGGATAGAGCAACTGAGCTACTGGCTGATCCTCATTCTGCAGCCAACTACAGCAGATCAACACGTTCTCTTTGGCAAGCATCATTTGATGCTTTCTTTGGACTTCTGACAAAGTACTGTGACAGCAAGTATGAAAGTATTCTGCAGAGGTTTACTATGCAAGGATCCAACTCTGCTGTTGGACCTGAGGCCTCCAAAGCAGTCAGCAGGGAGATGCCTGTTGAGCTGTTACGTGCAAGTCTTCCTCATACTAATGAAGATCAACGCCAAATGCTGCTAGATTTTGCTCGGAAATCGATGCATGTATCCGGATCAATTCCAAGTTAA